A genomic stretch from Leishmania donovani BPK282A1 complete genome, chromosome 36 includes:
- a CDS encoding 60S ribosomal protein L22, putative: MVLGMRLLPFDYPLPPLRVCPSLPFLNPFHHNVTRVHFSTLTTSARALRGHTLHGFISLSHKDGRRSR, encoded by the coding sequence ATGGTGCTCGGCATGCGGCTTCTCCCATTTGAttaccccctccctcctctccgtgtCTGTCCGTCTCTCCCCTTTTTAAATCCTTTCCATCACAATGTGACTCGCGTGCACTTCTCCACCCTGACCACCTCGGCGCGTGCATTGCGCGGCCACACCCTGCATGGCTTCATCAGCCTCTCACACAAAGATGGTCGCCGTTCGCGCTAA